From the genome of Streptomyces sp. NBC_00659, one region includes:
- a CDS encoding ArsA family ATPase, translating to MSRLQVVSGKGGTGKTTVAAALALALATEGKRALLVEVEGRQGIAQLFETEALPYEERKIAVAPGGGEVYALAIDPELALLDYLQMFYKLGGAGRALKKLGAIDFATTIAPGLRDVLLTGKACEAVRRKEKSGRFTYDYVVMDAPPTGRITRFLNVNDEVAGLAKIGPIHNQAQAVMRVLKSPETAVHLVTLLEEMPVQETADGIAELRAAKLPVGRIIVNMVRPALLDGVDLELAKAAPRSAIAKSLSSAGLGGARRGGLAERLVDPLLQQADEYAERYTLETEQRSVLAEQGLPSHELPLLAEGLDLAGLYELAAQLRKQGMS from the coding sequence GTGAGCAGGCTCCAGGTCGTCAGCGGCAAGGGCGGTACCGGCAAGACCACGGTGGCCGCGGCCCTCGCGCTCGCCCTCGCGACAGAGGGCAAGCGCGCCCTCCTCGTCGAGGTCGAGGGCAGACAGGGCATCGCGCAGCTCTTCGAAACAGAAGCGCTGCCCTACGAGGAGCGGAAGATCGCCGTCGCTCCGGGGGGCGGGGAGGTGTACGCCCTCGCCATCGACCCCGAACTGGCGCTGCTGGACTACCTCCAGATGTTCTACAAACTGGGCGGAGCCGGCCGGGCGCTCAAGAAGCTCGGCGCTATCGACTTCGCGACCACCATCGCGCCCGGATTGCGGGACGTCCTCCTGACCGGCAAAGCCTGCGAGGCGGTGCGGCGCAAGGAGAAGAGCGGCCGCTTCACGTACGACTACGTGGTGATGGACGCGCCGCCCACCGGCCGCATCACCCGCTTCCTGAACGTCAACGACGAGGTCGCCGGCCTCGCGAAGATCGGCCCGATACACAATCAGGCCCAGGCCGTCATGCGCGTCCTCAAGTCGCCGGAGACGGCGGTCCACTTGGTGACGCTGCTGGAGGAGATGCCCGTACAGGAGACCGCGGACGGGATCGCGGAGCTGCGCGCGGCGAAGCTTCCCGTGGGCCGGATCATCGTGAACATGGTGCGCCCGGCACTCCTCGACGGCGTCGACCTGGAGCTGGCGAAGGCGGCTCCCCGTTCGGCGATCGCCAAGTCGCTCTCCTCGGCCGGCCTCGGCGGCGCGCGTCGCGGCGGGCTCGCCGAACGGCTGGTGGACCCGCTGCTCCAGCAGGCCGACGAGTACGCGGAGCGGTACACGCTGGAGACCGAGCAGCGGAGCGTGCTGGCCGAACAGGGCCTGCCGTCGCACGAACTCCCGCTGCTCGCCGAGGGCCTGGATCTGGCGGGACTGTACGAACTGGCCGCACAGCTGCGTAAGCAAGGGATGTCATGA
- a CDS encoding DUF4177 domain-containing protein, which translates to MTKWEYSTVPLLVHATKQILDTWGEDGWELVQVVPGPNNPEQLVAYLKREKSA; encoded by the coding sequence ATGACCAAATGGGAATACTCCACCGTGCCGCTGCTCGTCCACGCCACGAAGCAGATTCTGGACACCTGGGGCGAGGACGGCTGGGAGCTGGTGCAGGTGGTGCCCGGCCCCAACAACCCCGAGCAGCTCGTGGCCTACCTGAAGCGCGAGAAGTCCGCGTGA
- a CDS encoding RidA family protein, with protein sequence MSGAVEAKLAELGLSLPGVVPPLAAYQPAVQSGVYVYTAGQLPMVDGKLPVTGKVGAEVTAEEAKELARTCALNALAAVKSVVGDLDRIARVVKVVGFVASASDFTGQPGVLNGASELLGAVLGDKGVHARSAVGVAVLPLDAPVEVEIQVELTHA encoded by the coding sequence GTGAGCGGGGCTGTCGAGGCGAAGCTCGCCGAACTCGGACTGAGCCTTCCGGGCGTCGTTCCGCCGCTGGCCGCGTATCAGCCCGCGGTGCAGTCGGGCGTGTACGTGTACACCGCGGGGCAGCTTCCGATGGTGGACGGAAAGCTTCCGGTCACCGGGAAGGTGGGGGCCGAGGTCACGGCCGAAGAGGCCAAGGAACTCGCCCGTACGTGCGCGCTGAACGCCCTGGCGGCGGTGAAGTCGGTCGTGGGCGACCTCGATCGCATCGCGCGTGTCGTCAAGGTCGTGGGCTTCGTGGCCTCGGCGTCGGACTTCACCGGGCAGCCGGGTGTGCTGAACGGCGCGAGTGAGCTGCTGGGCGCGGTTCTGGGCGACAAGGGTGTGCACGCGCGGAGCGCGGTCGGTGTGGCCGTGCTGCCGCTGGACGCGCCGGTCGAGGTCGAGATCCAGGTGGAGCTGACGCACGCGTAG
- a CDS encoding NUDIX hydrolase — MGNGQWFPAEWPERIRALAEGTLTPVTPRRAATVMLVKDDEAGPVVHMLRRRASMAFAGGAYAYPGGGVDPRDDEQQIRWAGPTRAWWARRLGVDETSAQAIVCAAVRETYEEAGVLLAGPSPDSVVGDTTGDDWEADRAALVARDLSFAEFLDRRGLVLRSDLLGAWARWITPEFESRRYDTWFFVAVLPEGQRTRNASTEADRTVWIRPADAAAGYDKGELLMMPPTIATLRGLVEYESSADALAGAAARDLTPVLAEARLEGGEIVLSWPGHDEFTKHIPTGGASA, encoded by the coding sequence ATGGGGAATGGGCAATGGTTTCCGGCGGAGTGGCCGGAGCGGATTCGGGCGCTCGCCGAGGGCACGCTGACGCCGGTCACGCCCCGGCGCGCCGCCACGGTGATGCTGGTCAAGGACGACGAGGCCGGCCCCGTGGTCCACATGCTGCGCCGACGCGCCTCCATGGCCTTCGCCGGAGGCGCGTACGCGTATCCGGGCGGCGGCGTGGACCCGCGCGACGACGAGCAGCAGATCCGCTGGGCGGGTCCCACGCGCGCGTGGTGGGCGCGGCGGCTCGGCGTGGACGAGACCTCCGCGCAGGCCATCGTCTGCGCGGCCGTACGGGAGACGTACGAGGAGGCGGGCGTCCTGCTCGCCGGCCCCAGCCCGGACAGCGTGGTCGGTGACACCACGGGGGACGACTGGGAGGCGGACCGGGCGGCTCTGGTCGCCAGGGATCTGTCCTTCGCGGAGTTCCTCGACCGCAGAGGGCTCGTGCTCCGCTCGGACCTGCTCGGGGCCTGGGCCCGCTGGATCACTCCGGAGTTCGAGTCCCGCCGCTACGACACGTGGTTCTTCGTGGCCGTCCTCCCGGAGGGCCAGCGCACGCGGAACGCCTCCACGGAGGCCGACCGCACCGTGTGGATCCGTCCCGCCGACGCGGCGGCGGGCTACGACAAGGGCGAGCTGCTGATGATGCCGCCCACCATCGCGACCCTGCGCGGGCTCGTGGAGTACGAGAGCTCAGCCGACGCCCTCGCCGGCGCGGCCGCCCGGGATCTGACCCCCGTCCTGGCCGAGGCGCGCCTGGAGGGCGGCGAGATCGTCCTCTCCTGGCCCGGACACGACGAGTTCACCAAGCACATCCCGACCGGCGGAGCATCCGCATGA
- a CDS encoding MBL fold metallo-hydrolase, which translates to MTDAAALPGQPRGTVLSGPATARAVNVLAPNASAMTLDGTNTWIVSEPDSELAVVIDPGPLDDVHLRTVLDTAEKAGKRVALTLLTHGHPDHAEGASRFAELSGTAVRALDPALRLGDEGLAAGDVISLGGLELRVVPTPGHTADSLCFHLPADRAVLTGDTVLGRGTTVVAHPDGRLGDYLDSLRRLRSLTVDDGVHTVLPGHGPVLDDAQGAVEFYLAHRAHRLAQVETAVESGLRSPEEVVARVYVDVDRSLWPAAELSVRAQMDYLREHGLI; encoded by the coding sequence ATGACCGACGCAGCGGCGCTCCCCGGCCAGCCGCGAGGAACGGTCCTCTCCGGCCCCGCCACCGCGCGCGCGGTGAACGTCCTCGCCCCCAACGCCTCCGCGATGACCCTGGACGGCACGAACACGTGGATCGTGTCCGAGCCCGACTCCGAGCTCGCGGTCGTCATCGACCCGGGCCCTCTGGACGACGTCCATCTGCGCACGGTGCTGGACACGGCCGAGAAGGCGGGAAAGCGGGTCGCGCTGACCCTGCTCACGCACGGGCATCCCGACCACGCTGAGGGCGCGTCGCGCTTCGCCGAGCTGTCGGGGACCGCCGTCCGCGCCCTGGATCCCGCGCTGCGGCTCGGGGACGAGGGGCTGGCCGCGGGAGACGTGATCAGCCTCGGCGGGCTCGAACTGCGTGTCGTGCCGACTCCCGGGCACACCGCCGACTCGCTGTGCTTCCATCTCCCGGCCGATCGGGCCGTGCTGACCGGGGACACCGTCCTGGGGCGCGGGACGACCGTGGTGGCCCACCCGGACGGGCGTCTGGGCGACTATCTCGACTCCCTGCGCCGCCTCCGCTCGCTGACGGTCGACGACGGCGTCCACACCGTCCTGCCCGGTCACGGACCGGTCCTCGACGACGCGCAGGGCGCGGTCGAGTTCTATCTGGCCCACCGTGCCCACCGGCTAGCCCAGGTCGAGACCGCCGTCGAGAGCGGCCTCCGGTCGCCCGAAGAGGTCGTCGCCCGCGTCTACGTGGACGTGGACCGGTCGTTGTGGCCCGCGGCCGAGCTGTCGGTGCGGGCCCAGATGGACTATCTGCGGGAGCACGGCCTCATCTAG
- a CDS encoding nucleotidyltransferase domain-containing protein: protein MAAQGHRRGLDAQGYIEREGSLALVPYAFRTVVAAARDRVQDMFGARLDSAYLYGSIPRGTARVGRSDLDLLLSLREEPTDTDRAAARALEAALDKEFAEIDGVGTLLFSRARLLSDLETHDLGWFVACLCTPLLGEDLAGHLPRYRPDTLLARETNGGLALLLPRWRERIATAADTDDARRPLVRSMSRHLVRTGFTLVMPRWNGWTSDLGEMAEAFGAYYPERAADLRGAAVRGYEPTGDSAVLRSYSDDLGPWLAGEYARVHGVKAPRP from the coding sequence ATGGCCGCACAGGGGCACCGCAGAGGGCTCGACGCCCAGGGGTACATCGAGCGCGAGGGGTCGCTCGCGCTCGTCCCGTACGCCTTCAGGACCGTCGTCGCGGCGGCCCGCGACCGGGTCCAGGACATGTTCGGGGCACGGCTGGACAGCGCGTACCTCTACGGCTCGATCCCGCGCGGCACCGCGCGCGTGGGACGCTCCGATCTCGACCTGCTGCTGTCGCTGCGTGAGGAGCCGACCGACACCGACCGCGCCGCCGCCCGCGCGCTCGAAGCGGCGCTCGACAAGGAGTTCGCCGAGATCGATGGCGTGGGAACCCTGCTGTTCAGCCGGGCACGGCTGCTGAGCGACCTGGAGACCCACGACCTCGGCTGGTTCGTCGCCTGCCTCTGCACCCCTCTCCTGGGCGAGGACCTGGCCGGACACCTGCCGCGCTACCGCCCCGACACGCTGCTGGCCCGCGAGACGAACGGCGGCCTCGCCCTGCTCCTGCCGCGCTGGCGCGAGCGGATCGCCACGGCCGCGGACACCGACGACGCCAGGCGCCCGCTGGTCCGCTCGATGTCCCGGCATCTCGTGCGCACCGGCTTCACGCTCGTCATGCCGCGCTGGAACGGCTGGACCAGCGACCTCGGGGAGATGGCCGAGGCGTTCGGCGCGTACTACCCGGAGCGGGCAGCCGACCTGCGCGGCGCGGCCGTACGCGGGTACGAGCCGACCGGCGACTCCGCCGTGCTCCGCTCGTACTCGGACGACCTGGGGCCATGGCTTGCCGGGGAGTACGCGCGCGTGCACGGCGTCAAGGCGCCCCGCCCCTAA
- a CDS encoding Crp/Fnr family transcriptional regulator: MDDVLRRAPLFAALDDEQAAELRASMSEVTLARGDALFHEGDPGDRLYVVTEGKVKLHRTSPDGRENMLAVLGPGELIGELSLFDPGPRTATATALTEVKLLGLGHGDLQPWLNARPEVAAALLRAVARRLRKTNDQMSDLVFSDVPGRVARALLDLSRRFGVQSEEGIHVVHDLTQEELAQLVGASRETVNKALADFAGRGWLRLEARAVILLDVERLAKRSR, translated from the coding sequence GTGGACGACGTTCTGCGGCGCGCCCCGCTCTTCGCGGCGCTCGATGACGAGCAGGCCGCGGAGCTCCGCGCCTCCATGAGTGAGGTGACCCTCGCGCGAGGCGACGCCCTCTTCCATGAAGGCGACCCCGGCGACCGCCTCTATGTGGTCACCGAGGGCAAGGTGAAGCTCCACCGCACCTCCCCCGACGGGCGCGAGAACATGCTCGCCGTCCTCGGCCCCGGGGAGCTGATCGGCGAACTGTCGCTGTTCGACCCGGGCCCGCGCACGGCGACCGCCACCGCGCTCACCGAGGTCAAGCTGCTCGGCCTCGGCCACGGCGACCTCCAGCCCTGGCTGAACGCCCGCCCCGAGGTGGCCGCCGCCCTGCTGCGCGCCGTCGCCCGGCGCCTGCGCAAGACCAACGACCAGATGTCCGACCTGGTCTTCTCCGACGTGCCCGGCCGTGTCGCGCGCGCCCTGCTCGACCTGTCGCGCCGCTTCGGTGTGCAGTCCGAAGAGGGCATCCACGTGGTGCACGACCTCACGCAGGAGGAGCTGGCCCAGCTGGTCGGCGCCTCCCGCGAGACCGTCAACAAGGCGCTCGCCGACTTCGCGGGCCGCGGCTGGCTCCGCCTGGAGGCCCGCGCGGTGATCCTCCTGGACGTCGAGAGGCTCGCCAAGCGCTCGCGCTGA
- the nth gene encoding endonuclease III encodes MKAVPRAASKAASTTVGGKSAKKAAPRTAKKVTPARTAAKKATPAEATPAEASSGRTASGKSASKKAVPVKAASKKVSPGAAVSKKTTTAASVPPRNESHTALVRRARRINRELAEVYPYAHPELDFENPFQLVVATVLSAQTTDLRVNQTTPALFAKYPTPEDLAEANPEEVEEILRPTGFFRAKTKSVIGLSRALRDDFGGEVPGRLEDLVKLPGVGRKTAFVVLGNAFGRPGITVDTHFQRLVRRWQWTAETDPDKIETAVGGLFPKNEWTMLSHHVIFHGRRICHARKPACGACPIAPLCPAYGEGETDPEKAEKLLKYEKGGFPGQRLNPPQAYLDAGGRPAPPLGAG; translated from the coding sequence GTGAAGGCGGTGCCGAGGGCGGCGTCGAAGGCGGCATCGACGACCGTCGGCGGGAAGAGCGCGAAGAAGGCGGCCCCTCGGACCGCCAAGAAGGTGACACCCGCGAGAACGGCTGCCAAGAAGGCGACGCCAGCCGAAGCGACCCCGGCCGAGGCGTCCTCCGGAAGGACGGCCTCCGGGAAATCTGCCTCGAAGAAGGCCGTTCCGGTGAAAGCCGCGTCCAAGAAGGTGTCGCCCGGCGCGGCCGTCTCCAAGAAGACGACGACCGCCGCCTCCGTGCCGCCGCGGAACGAGTCGCACACCGCCCTCGTCCGCCGTGCCCGCCGGATCAACCGCGAACTCGCCGAGGTGTACCCGTACGCCCACCCGGAGCTGGACTTCGAGAACCCCTTCCAGCTCGTCGTCGCCACGGTCCTGTCCGCCCAGACCACCGACCTGCGGGTGAACCAGACGACGCCGGCGCTCTTCGCCAAGTACCCGACCCCCGAGGACCTCGCCGAGGCCAACCCGGAGGAGGTCGAGGAGATCCTGCGTCCGACCGGGTTCTTCCGGGCCAAGACCAAATCCGTCATAGGGCTCTCCAGGGCCCTGAGGGACGACTTCGGGGGCGAGGTGCCCGGCCGCCTCGAAGACCTCGTGAAACTGCCCGGAGTGGGCCGCAAGACCGCCTTCGTCGTGCTCGGCAACGCCTTCGGGCGGCCCGGGATCACCGTGGACACCCATTTCCAGCGGCTGGTGCGGCGCTGGCAGTGGACCGCGGAGACCGACCCGGACAAGATCGAGACGGCCGTCGGCGGGCTCTTCCCGAAGAACGAGTGGACCATGTTGTCCCACCACGTGATCTTCCACGGCCGCCGTATCTGCCACGCCCGCAAGCCCGCCTGCGGCGCCTGCCCCATCGCCCCCCTCTGTCCGGCGTACGGGGAGGGCGAGACGGACCCCGAGAAGGCGGAGAAGCTCCTGAAGTACGAGAAGGGCGGCTTCCCCGGGCAGCGGCTCAACCCCCCGCAGGCCTATCTGGACGCGGGCGGCAGGCCCGCACCCCCGCTGGGCGCCGGATGA
- a CDS encoding NUDIX hydrolase: MKHAGNTQNTSDAAGGPVLSKDGLPGWLDPVAQVAETVEPLQLSRFLPPANGAGRQSAVLILFGEGPRGPELLLMERAGTLRSHAGQPSFPGGALDPEDGDPRTDGPLNAALREAEEETGLDPSGVQLFGVLPKLYIPVSRFVVAPVLGWWRRPTPVGVVDPGETARVFTVPVVDLTDPANRATTVHPSGHRGPAFLVESALVWGFTAGVIDKILHFAGWERPWDREKQVPLDWRA; encoded by the coding sequence ATGAAGCACGCAGGCAACACGCAGAACACGAGCGACGCGGCGGGTGGGCCGGTGCTCAGCAAGGACGGTCTGCCCGGCTGGCTGGACCCGGTCGCGCAGGTCGCGGAGACCGTGGAACCGCTCCAGCTGAGCCGCTTCCTGCCGCCGGCGAACGGCGCGGGCCGCCAGTCCGCGGTGCTCATCCTCTTCGGCGAGGGCCCGCGCGGCCCCGAACTGCTGCTCATGGAACGGGCGGGCACTCTCAGATCGCACGCCGGGCAGCCGTCCTTCCCCGGTGGCGCCCTCGACCCCGAGGACGGCGACCCGAGGACCGACGGGCCGCTGAACGCCGCCCTGCGCGAGGCCGAGGAGGAGACCGGCCTCGACCCGAGCGGCGTCCAGCTCTTCGGCGTACTGCCCAAGCTGTACATCCCGGTCAGCCGGTTCGTGGTCGCCCCCGTCCTCGGCTGGTGGCGCCGCCCGACGCCGGTCGGCGTCGTCGACCCGGGCGAGACGGCTCGGGTCTTCACCGTCCCCGTGGTGGATCTCACGGATCCCGCCAACCGCGCGACCACCGTCCACCCCAGCGGCCACCGAGGCCCGGCATTTCTGGTCGAATCGGCCCTGGTCTGGGGTTTTACGGCCGGAGTGATCGACAAGATCCTGCACTTCGCGGGCTGGGAGCGTCCGTGGGACCGCGAGAAGCAGGTCCCGCTCGACTGGCGCGCGTGA